A single Defluviitalea saccharophila DNA region contains:
- the trpA gene encoding tryptophan synthase subunit alpha: MNRIQERLEELRKENKKALITYMTAGDPNIEQTEKLIYAKERGGADIIEIGIPFSDPVADGPVIQAAAQRALESGTNLEKVFQCIANVRKNTQIPIAFLVYYNSILGYGVERFIRQCEAVGVDGLIIPDLPLEERDEIMPYIKSFNVCLIPLVAPTSKDRIKDITQEGEGFVYCISSMGVTGVRKEFHESLEAFLKNVRSVTDIPIAVGFGMSSQEDIKRLLPYVDGVIVGSAIVKKIEESHGDEKVIEEFVQSLKAAY; the protein is encoded by the coding sequence ATGAATAGAATTCAAGAAAGATTAGAAGAATTAAGAAAGGAAAACAAAAAGGCATTAATTACTTATATGACTGCCGGAGATCCTAATATCGAGCAGACAGAAAAGCTCATTTACGCCAAGGAAAGAGGGGGCGCAGATATCATAGAAATAGGCATTCCCTTTTCTGACCCTGTAGCGGATGGACCCGTGATACAGGCGGCAGCCCAAAGAGCATTAGAAAGCGGAACTAACCTTGAAAAGGTATTTCAGTGTATCGCAAATGTCCGAAAAAACACTCAGATTCCCATAGCATTTTTGGTTTATTATAATTCCATCCTGGGCTATGGAGTGGAACGATTCATCAGGCAATGTGAGGCAGTTGGTGTAGACGGACTTATCATTCCGGATCTTCCTTTAGAAGAAAGAGATGAAATCATGCCTTACATCAAATCCTTTAATGTATGTCTTATCCCATTAGTAGCCCCCACTTCGAAAGATAGAATAAAGGACATAACACAAGAGGGGGAAGGATTTGTTTACTGCATATCCTCCATGGGCGTTACAGGTGTAAGAAAAGAATTCCATGAGAGCTTGGAAGCCTTTTTAAAGAATGTAAGAAGCGTAACCGACATTCCCATCGCCGTAGGCTTCGGAATGTCTTCCCAGGAAGACATCAAACGATTACTTCCCTATGTAGACGGTGTTATAGTAGGCTCAGCGATTGTTAAGAAAATAGAAGAAAGTCATGGGGATGAAAAAGTAATAGAAGAATTTGTACAAAGCTTAAAGGCGGCTTATTAA